AtgccaaaaaagaagaatacaATACACAGGTACGGTAGAAATACAAAAAGATAGTATAACAATTTGGTTCTTCTTCGACAAATTCTGAatggattttggaaaatactaCTACTTCGAGTCTCGAATAAATACGTGTAGGAACATGAAGCAccttaaaataattaaaggaATTATTTGACTTCGGATTGTTTTGTAGGGAGTGGCGGATgtttagtcttaggcttaggcttatacTTAGCCTTTAAATAAGTTCAAAATAGAAGCAAACTGTATGCTAACTTTGTATTTACATAAACTATGAAAAACCCACCAACTCTGAAAATTCCCGTAAGCACCATCTGATTTATAAAAGGCATTTCCAGCCAGCTAAGAAGTCCAATGGTAGAAGCACCGTACATTGAAGGAATTAGATACAAAGGAGTTAAAGAGCAAAATGAAGTAGCAAGCAAAACACAAAACATATGATTGACGATTAATGGTACCTTCATACTTTTCATACATTGAGGGGTCCTTGTAATAATTACATAGAAAGCGAGAATTTGGAATGGtaattcaataatttgaaatacatAATTCGGATATGCAACTCCTTTCCAAGATGCCATGAAACTTTCGGATAAGTTGCATTTTGAGTAGACCGTTCTATAATATTCCTCCATTTATATgtttagaaaataagaaaaacaagGGAAAGTAGTAAGTATGAAAACGAAGTTACTCCCAAGCTGTGTTTGTTCCTGCATTCTTAATTATTACTTTAGGCTTGTCTGTGATGCCTGGGAAAATAATTTGCACAAGAAAATTGGCAGATCTAGGAATTTGTTGTGTGTTCTGTTTTCATCGCAAATTAAAACTATACGTACAAACGGAATTGTGGGTTTATCGTAGAAATAGCTAtttcatatacatataaatgtacgtttgaaaataaattgttaaaaatggACCCACAAGTTGTCGGCTGCTCTaccatttgtttttcaaagtgCAGTtttatttaccaaaaaaaaaatacatttgaataaaattaattatttcagcACCAAATGAGAATTCCactgagaaatttgaaaggaAGTTgtagtttctggaaaaaatacttttgtacttttttggcaaatgaACCATTACTTTTTGGCTTCCAGAcacaaacaatttgaaaaacagctTTCCGATAAGACTTGTGCACTAACAGAATAGTCAAGCTCTCTCCGAGACCGTGAAGCCCAACGCAATCGACCATAAAGTTGACTAGCTCCTGAGAATGATTACCCGTACGATATGCGATAAAAACTATTACAATCGGAATGAAGCCAAGAAGAGACGGAATTGAACATTGAACCATCATTCCAATCAAAAACCGTTTTTGactttgttttgtttcaacaGAAAGTGTTTTTGGTGGAGATATATAGAGATaataaatcaaacaaaaaatgtggaatgAGTTATTAAAAACAATATGTGCTCCAATAAAAGGGATtataaatctatttttaatattaacaaCGTCTTCATCGGATATTGCAATAACTACTGGagaattgaaaaactcaaCTGTAGGGCAGGGATACTTTTTTAATGCATCAAGTTTTGCCGCGTCCTGATCTTGTGGGATGTTCAATAGGAAAATAACAATTAAGATAAAAGGTAGGAatacgaaaaaataatataaaaatttgatttttctccgAGATATTCTAAATCGATTTTGAGGTAGGCTACTGCTTCggctttcaaataaatatgtatAGGAACATATTGCGCCtggaatatgaaaatatttctatttcaataatgtttttggtggaaacacagaaaaaaaataataatttaaaaatcgtttgTTGGTGCTCTGCCTATGAATCAAACTCCAAAGCTAATTCAACGgaaaggaatttttttggtacgtgcaattttctctgtttacaattttttttaaagcgttAGGCACAGTCAGCTGGATTCTCTTTCTCGTGAATTGCTTAATTGATGCATTTCTccaagtttttctgaaatatcacatacaaattccaaaaatttccaacatgAACATCTGGTATTGGAATCCGATTCCCAACCAACTAAGCAGCCCGACACCAAAAGCACCATGAATCGGAACGAATAAATATAAGGTTGATAGAGAGCAAAACGAAAGATCAACCAATGCACATGACAGGTGATTAATTAATAATGgaaactttatatttttcatagatttcgGAGTTTTTGCTATAATGACGTAAAAAGCGAGAATTTGAAACGGTAGCTCAATAAACTGAAATATATGGTTCGGATATGCAACTCCTTTCCAAGATGCCACGAAATTATCAGATAAGTTGCATTTTAAATAGGTTGTGTTATAATATTCATCTAATTGTgttttcgacatttttattcaaaactgaTTCAAATTATGGTAGAACGAAGCacaggaaaattgaattgtcaGAATGAAAATTATTCCCATGCTCTACTTGTCCCTGCCTTCTTAATTACTCCTTGTCACAAGCCTCTGTTCTGTTCTAGACAAACTAATTACGTATGCTGCTAGATATTATTCAAATGAGTGTaactttaaaactagaaatttttgcCCCAACAAAAATGCGTCggttgtttgttttttcccctcaaaaatcgaaaaagataCATCGACCGACATTTCGTGAAAACGTTTTTCCAGACGGTTTCTGGGCGACTCCTTTTTAATgatcttcagaaaatttacaatCGTGAGCCAAAAAAACTGTCTCTACTTTGATGCCAGATTTCTAGCTGATCGTCATAGGCGCCAAGGCGCGTGCTAACGACTGGCAAAATTTGACATGTTTGACACATAAATCATCAATTAATCCTACAAAAGTATCTCatgaaaaaaggtgaaaatgttcactttttgaacacTACATAGGATTCCcgctaaaatgttttcaaaaaattaatatttgaattcccgccaaaatgtttcactgcgatgggtctcaccacaaagggtctcaccacgatgggtctcaccacgaagggtctcaccacgaaaggtctcgccacgatgggtctcaccacgaagggtctcaccacgaaaggtctcgccacgatgggtctcaccacgaagggtgtcaccacgaaaggtctcgccacgatgggtctcaccacgaaaggcctcaccacgatgggtctcaccccgaaaggtcgtttttttttcgaattttccagaaggttctggaacattccagaataatattttcaaaaaattaaaatttgaattcccgccaaaatgttttcaaaaaaattccaatttgaattcccgccaaaatgttttcaaaaattaaaatttgaattcccatcaagatgtttttgaaaagtgttgaGTGGTTTATCGCGTACCTCGATCGATGTCGGGTGCGCATTCATCATAAGTagcatcaaaattttctaaaataatttccagcgCTGAATGTTGTGACGTCAGAGACATACGGAatagcgctttatatatagtaatgAGTGTAATGATGTTTATTCCTCTAATAATTATATTAACACCATTGATAGTACTAGTGATAACCAACAGAATTGGCTATTATTATCAGTTTGTTATGAATATATCAATGCTTTGTATTTCAAGCCATGGACTTGTTGAGAGCATTTCAGTGGTTTCAGTGCACCGTTCTTATCGTGCAACAGTGAGAAAAATGTTACGTGATCTGATTCGCACCCGTAAGACGCTGAAGCTTCTAAAAACTAATGATTTGTTTGATTTCAgggttttaattatttttgctcTACTCGGATCATTTGAAtatgtaaaatttatttatttcccttcattttttccttaatatatttaattacatttttcaaaaaaattatttgatcaATGGTTTACCTTATTTATTTGGTTCTTGACTTTTAACAAGTGTGATTGAttgaataaaacattattattGGCTAAATCAATTGATAAATCAAATTCAACCAGATAATTAAATAACGCACATGTGGAGCATACATTTCAGGCAATTTACATCTcgcaaatattttcaataattagtAGCCTATTCATTGGATTTATACTCACAGGAAATGATGAACTTATCACTAATCTGTATTGGATTTCACGGTATTGCTGAAAGTATTGCAATTGTAACAGTACATCATCATTACCGGAAAAGTGTGAAACGGATGTTTTTAAACAAGATTTGCACGCGTAATAAACTGCATGAACAATAccatttggaaattttataattatttcagagcacagaaattcagttttctcgAACACAAACTATAGAGGTTCAAATTTGCGTCGAGGTGCTATATgataatttgccgaatttctaaaatatttaatcaattttgtttcaaattttcgttgagTTTTATGagtgaatgtttttttttaataatgaaaGTATCTATTTTAACAGTTGagacaaattatttttttcataatgggaattcaaaatgtgtttcttcaaaaaaaaataattgggcggaattaaaactattttattattttattgatttcttttcagagttttttctgtgagaaataatattttttttgttcactaGATTTctctaattcaaaaaaattatggctgttgtaaactataaattttcttGGCTAATTGAATTTCCTAAATCAATTGAGCAATagacctgaaaattgttataccaaaaatcagaaaagacCTGAAATTTTATACTAGACCTGAAATTGTTAtaccaaaaatcagaaaacatttATGAGTTCAGCTAATCGAAGAACCTTTatggaatacatttttcaggcGTCATGTGgctcatttttcacatttgataagtttttaaaaccaCTAAACATCATTCTAGTTAaacttataataattttttttgaacaacgGTTGGAACTTAAAAGTTCCAAACTTCTTGagatcctgaaaattttgaaaatctattgAGCAGTTTTATCAGTTACAGATATGCAATTTTGCTTTCAGATTCAATACGAAAATGCATACTTtgtctcaattttttagcaaCTTTCGATGCATATTATCCACCTGCTTCAAAATAAGACTCGCTGACAAGTAAAGCTCATTCGATGTCTTTGCGTGATTACTATGTGGCTAACTATTCAAAATGTGAtgtcaaatataattttctagcTTCATGGAAAGGTGTAGCTTATCCCAGTCATTTAATTCAAGTGATCGCATGCCCATTCCAAATTCTCACGTTTTACattatcattcaaaaaactccgaaaaatatgaaaagtgtTGCATGGCCTTTGTTTCTGAATCATTTTCTATGTGCTATGCTCGATGTTGCGTTATGTACTCTATCTACTGCTTATATTTTTCTACCAATTTCTGGAATATTTGGAGTAGGACTGCTCAGTTGGCTGGGAGTTCCTTCTATTGTGCAATTGATTTTTGGGGTAATTATAGCCATCAGTaagtttgttgttttttataaaGCAGTGGTGTttgaaatctagaaatttttaaagcttcctaaaacagttttgaagttttcgaatttgtagaatttcccaaaatttagCAGAAATGAACAAAACTTTCCAATAGTTAAGcctaatattttcaatatttctgaaaGCTTCCAGAACATaccagaaatttattttcttcaaaaaattgtttcaaaatttttaaacttaatttcCCGCAGAAATGTTTTCTCAGAATGTTTAAGCTTCacgcaaatatttttctgatagcataattgaattttttacaaaaattatttgcgtgggaaaattccaatttcccgccaaaatgttttctcatagaaaacttgaatttcctggcaaacttttttataagaaaatttaaattcacgGCGTTGATGTCCTCACTTACAAGTTAACGGAAAAATTAGTAATCAATTTCAGGCGCTGTTTGCTCATACGTGTATCTTTTTGAAAGTCGTAGCAGTTCTCTACTACAAAATCGATTTAGGATATCCAGAAAATCCACTAGAATTATCTACCAtagaattattttcttttacaATTGTGCTATTCTTctcgttttcttcaaaactccTTCTGACCAAGAAGCTGCCAAGTTAGAAGCTTTAACTATCTATCCATGCCCAACAAGGGAGTTTTTCGAGTTTCCGGTTTTAATTGTGCTTTCTGATCAAAAAACGGCGCAATTCGTGACCTATATATTTATTCCTTCTATGTTTCTACAAACtgctttgaatattttatttcatgtGTTTTGCACGGTATACTATCTATACATAGCTCCATCAAAATCGGTATCTACGGAAACtcagaaaaaccaaaagtcATTCCTagtcggaattttttttcaaacttgcaTCCCACTGGTCAATATAGCTGCGCCGATTGTCATTTTGTCAGTTGCTCACTCTCTGGGCTTCTACTCCCAGGAAATGATGAACTTGTCAGCTGTATTTGTTGGACTTCACGGACTTGTAGAAAGTATTGCAATTGTTACAGTACATCACCATTACCGGAAAAGTGTGAAACGGATGTTTTTAAACAAGTTTTGCAAACGTAATATTTCTGTATATGTAAAACTATTgcgaatttttataataatttcagagcaCAGAAGTACAGTTTTCGTAGGCACAAACGATAGAGGTTCAAATTCTCTCTGGAGTAGAGGTGCAATATgataattttatgaatttcttaAATACAGTTAAtcaatttgtttaaatttttgttgaaatttatttatgagtaaattttttaaatgtttttttttaaatacaaattattcacaaaaaaagtaaaatgacATCAAACAGTTTCGGAATTGTTATCACCGGCTTGGTCAACTGAGAGAGATGATGTCTCACTTCCCTCtgcatttttctccaaaatcgGAGAAATGCTTCTAATTGACTGGCGATGTTGAATCACTTTCGGTGCAGCTTTTGATGGGGCAGTATATCCGGATTCTTCTCCAAGGAGCCAGAATGTTTCCATGACTCCTTTGCCTTTGATGATAACTTCTCCCCGAGATTCCGTTCTGAAACCACCGACCACTTGAGTCAACATTCGATTTGCTTCAGCAGTGACGTGAATTTGGCCAGCTGAAATAATATAAAGTCTCACAATTTCATacaaatttctccaattttgaaaattacttacGTTTTCCATTACTCTCCATCCGGCTAGCTGTGTTCACTGCATCTCCAAATAGACAGTATCGCGGCATTGTTAGCCCGACGACTCCAGCTACCACGGAACCTGAATTAGAAATTTCtagtttcttgatttttataattgaacTGAATAGGCAGTATATGTACATGCAAAAGACAtacattttctccaaaaacctAGTCTGCCTGgcatttaatcaaaaattaccgCAATTAATTCCAATTCTAAGGTTTATGCGTTCAGCCGGCAAATGTTGCACTCGGAAAAATTCCAGACTTGACAGAAATCCAAGTGACATCCGAGCTATATGTCGGATATGATCATTTCCATTTCTATGCGGCAAACCAGAAACACAAAGATAACCATCTCCGATTGTTTCTACCTAAAACCGCAGATCAGaatgaattttctaaaagctGCCTCACCTTATAAACATCATTCTGTTCAATTATTCCGTCGAAAATCGTATATAAATCGTTTAAAAGAGTGACCACTTGCAACGGGGTGCACTTTCCTGCAAGCGTGGTGAACTGGACAACGTCAGAGAAGAATATTGTCACCTGCTCGAAGGTTTCCGGCTCAACGGTCTGACCGAGTTTTAGCTTGTCAGCTACCATTCTGAAAGAAGTTGTGATTATTATGTTTGATCTACAGAGTAGATCATGATTGTGGAGATTCGTTAGTGTATGATAGTTAGCTCCATAAACGGACCGTGTTTGAGGTTGATCGAACCCCTGAAGTAAATGAGCATGACCTATACCCACACAATTATGGCTCATCTTGTACTCAACTCAATTTTCGAGGTTCCTGTCTAGCCTCTAATTGTAAGCCACAAAACCTTAGTGGTCCTTTTGAAAGATCCGCAGCCGACATAAATTGAAATCTATTTGCGACAGCGTATTTTCTGTCGCAGGATACACATTACGACTACTCTACACATTGTATGGATTA
This is a stretch of genomic DNA from Caenorhabditis elegans chromosome V. It encodes these proteins:
- the srh-104 gene encoding Serpentine Receptor, class H (Partially confirmed by transcript evidence), with amino-acid sequence MSKTQLDEYYNTTYLKCNLSDNFVASWKGVAYPNHIFQFIELPFQILAFYVIIAKTPKSMKNIKFPLLINHLSCALVDLSFCSLSTLYLFVPIHGAFGVGLLSWLGIGFQYQMFMLEIFGICAICSYTYLFESRSSSLPQNRFRISRRKIKFLYYFFVFLPFILIVIFLLNIPQDQDAAKLDALKKYPCPTVEFFNSPVVIAISDEDVVNIKNRFIIPFIGAHIVFNNSFHIFCLIYYLYISPPKTLSVETKQSQKRFLIGMMVQCSIPSLLGFIPIVIVFIAYRTGNHSQELVNFMVDCVGLHGLGESLTILLVHKSYRKAVFQIVCVWKPKKTTTSFQISQWNSHLVLK
- the srh-95 gene encoding Serpentine Receptor, class H (Partially confirmed by transcript evidence): MSLRDYYVANYSKCDVKYNFLASWKGVAYPSHLIQVIACPFQILTFYIIIQKTPKNMKSVAWPLFLNHFLCAMLDVALCTLSTAYIFLPISGIFGVGLLSWLGVPSIVQLIFGVIIAISAVCSYVYLFESRSSSLLQNRFRISRKSTRIIYHRIIFFYNCAILLVFFKTPSDQEAAKLEALTIYPCPTREFFEFPVLIVLSDQKTAQFVTYIFIPSMFLQTALNILFHVFCTVYYLYIAPSKSVSTETQKNQKSFLVGIFFQTCIPLVNIAAPIVILSVAHSLGFYSQEMMNLSAVFVGLHGLVESIAIVTVHHHYRKSVKRMFLNKFCKQHRSTVFVGTNDRGSNSLWSRGAI